In a genomic window of Lonchura striata isolate bLonStr1 chromosome 4, bLonStr1.mat, whole genome shotgun sequence:
- the UCHL1 gene encoding ubiquitin carboxyl-terminal hydrolase isozyme L1, with translation MAWQPMEINPEMLNKVLSRLGVGPGWRFVDVLGFEDEALRAVPTPACALLLLFPLTEQHENFRKQQTEKIKDQEISSKVYFLKQTVSNSCGTIGLIHAVANNKDKLKLEDGSALKKFLDETADLSPEERAKHLANNKAIQEVHNSVAQEGQCRVEDNSVNFHFILFVNVDGHLYELDGRMPFPVNHGTSSDDLLLKDSAKICRQFTEREKGEVRFSAVAFCKSA, from the exons ATGGCCTGGCAGCCGATGGAGATCAACCCCGAG ATGCTGAACAAA GTGCTGTCCCGCCTCGGGGTGGGTCCTGGCTGGCGCTTCGTGGACGTACTGGGCTTCGAGGATGAGGCACTGCGCGCCGTGCCGACCCCGGCCTGcgcgctgctcctgctgttccCGCTGACTGAGCAG CATGAAAACTTCAGGAAGCAACAGACTGAGAAAATAAAGGACCAAGAGATCAGTTCTAAAGTGTATTTCCTGAAGCAGACCGTCAGTAACTCCTGTGGGACAATTGGTCTGATACATGCAGTTGCTAATAACAAAGACAAATTGAAACTTG AGGACGGGTCTGCCCTGAAGAAGTTTCTTGATGAAACAGCTGATTTGTCTCCTGAAGAGAGAGCTAAGCATTTGGCAAATAATAAG GCTATACAAGAAGTCCACAATTCTGTTGCGCAAGAAGGACAATGTCGG GTTGAGGACAACAGTGTGAACTTCCATTTCATCCTTTTTGTCAATGTGGATGGACACCTGTATGAATTGG aTGGCCGTATGCCATTTCCTGTAAACCATGGCACAAGCTCGGATGACTTGCTCTTGAAG GATTCTGCTAAGATCTGCAGACAATTTACAGAGCGTGAAAAAGGAGAAGTTCGTTTTTCTGCTGTGGCTTTCTGCAAGTCTGCCTAA